The Bacteroidales bacterium genomic interval GATCTTCACGGCATCATTCAGGTTATCGATACTTCCATCATGAAAATACGGATACGTTTTTTCGACATTTCTTAAAGAAGGTACTTTAAAAAGGAATTTATCCGCCTCATTTTTAGTCACATCGAACCTGCCATTATCAATTTTTTTGCTTTTTGTCAAATCCCAATAGTTACCGGCAAGGCCGAATTTCTGATACATTGTTCCCCCCAATACTGCACCTGAATGGCAAGCTGTACAACCCGCATTGAGGAATGTCTGAAGACCCTGTTTTTCCGTCTCAGTTAACGCAGTTTCATTTCCGTTTACATATTCGTCGAAACGGGATGGGGTGATCAGTTTCCTTTCAAATGCGGCAATGGCTTTCTGTATATTGCCATAATTGATAGGTTGCTTCTCGCCAGGGTATGCTGCGGCAAATAACACCTGGTAACCTTTGATTTCACTTAGCCGTTTGATCACAAATTCCTGATCGGGCATCGACATCTCGATAGGATTCAGGATCGGGCCGCCGGCCTGCTCTTCAACATCTTTAGCACGACCATCCCAGAATTGGGTGAAATGGAAAGCGGCATTTAAAACGGTCGGTGAATTGCGTCCGCCAAAAATGCCTCCATCACCGGGGGAAGTGGGTTTGTTGTCCACACCATAAGTGTTCAGGTTATGGCAGGAGTTGCAGCTGATGTTTCCTTCTTTCGACATCCTGTTTTCGAAGTACAAAGTCTTCCCGAGCACTACCTTTTCAGTGGTAATGGGATTGTCAGGGTTATCCGCTGTTTTGGGCAAAGGATTGAAAGTGGTTTTCGCCCTGCCGAGGAGACCGGCGAATCTTGCGGCATCGGCTGTTGCTTTGTCGGTACTTTTTTGCGGGGACTGATTGCAGCTTGTTAAAGCAAGTGCTGCAATTACCAGCAGAAAAAAGATTTTTTTCATAGAGTCTGGTTATTTGAATGTTATTAAAGATTTGAGCTAAATAAAATCTCTCTACAATATTATTAAAAATTTCGACGAATGTAATAACGGGACAAAAAGAATAATAGCTCTTCGGCGGTATCTATTTCAGGCCAATAATATCATAGAGCTATTTAATTCATTATTTTTAGCGTCTGAAAGATGGCTTACATATCTTGATGCAAAAGAATAAGATCATACTGATTTTTCTGCTGGTCATTTTCCTCGCTCCTTTGGCAGGTAAATTCTTTCATCACCATGATGAAATGACTTACGCTTTGGATATCAATCACCATCATCAATACATAAAAGAAAACTGTCCGGTCTG includes:
- a CDS encoding cytochrome-c peroxidase; this encodes MKKIFFLLVIAALALTSCNQSPQKSTDKATADAARFAGLLGRAKTTFNPLPKTADNPDNPITTEKVVLGKTLYFENRMSKEGNISCNSCHNLNTYGVDNKPTSPGDGGIFGGRNSPTVLNAAFHFTQFWDGRAKDVEEQAGGPILNPIEMSMPDQEFVIKRLSEIKGYQVLFAAAYPGEKQPINYGNIQKAIAAFERKLITPSRFDEYVNGNETALTETEKQGLQTFLNAGCTACHSGAVLGGTMYQKFGLAGNYWDLTKSKKIDNGRFDVTKNEADKFLFKVPSLRNVEKTYPYFHDGSIDNLNDAVKIIAKAQLNKGLADQEVQEIVTFLKSLTGTVPKDLATPPELPV